The Streptomyces laurentii genome contains a region encoding:
- a CDS encoding hypothetical protein (identified by MetaGeneAnnotator; putative;~sequence version:1), translating to MTARVLTPRLPSRLLGRDKGVNIVLPGCYSEDGPAHPVLYLLHGYGGSKETWIVNTRLVDLVGAGRTVVVLPQSGRRWFVNDHAGLRYEDHLVHELVPAIDTAFHTRADRSGRAVGGFSMGGAAALYLGLRHRDVFGAVASHAGAFEAPLRTGDPYAAFRSDPGFAMPTVECHERVWGPPGSETRRRYDPYRLIGKDGHTPPPALYLDIGTEDHDRMRAMNRRVRDALRERGHEVTYHERPGGHDWRFVDGALPASLDFVARHTEERTRERV from the coding sequence GTGACCGCCCGCGTGCTCACCCCGCGCCTGCCGAGCCGGCTGCTCGGCCGCGACAAGGGCGTCAACATCGTCCTGCCCGGCTGCTACAGCGAGGACGGACCCGCCCACCCCGTCCTGTATTTGCTGCACGGCTACGGCGGCAGCAAGGAGACCTGGATCGTCAACACCCGTCTCGTCGACCTGGTCGGCGCCGGCCGGACCGTCGTCGTCCTGCCGCAGAGCGGACGCCGCTGGTTCGTCAACGACCACGCCGGGCTGCGGTACGAGGACCACCTCGTCCACGAACTCGTGCCGGCCATCGACACGGCGTTCCACACCCGAGCCGACCGCTCCGGACGCGCCGTCGGAGGCTTCTCCATGGGCGGGGCCGCCGCGCTCTACCTGGGGCTGCGGCACCGCGACGTCTTCGGAGCGGTCGCCTCGCACGCCGGGGCCTTCGAGGCGCCGCTGCGGACGGGGGACCCGTACGCGGCGTTCCGCTCGGACCCCGGATTCGCCATGCCCACCGTGGAGTGCCACGAGCGGGTCTGGGGTCCGCCCGGCAGCGAGACCCGGCGGCGGTACGACCCGTACCGCCTGATCGGGAAGGACGGCCACACCCCGCCGCCCGCCCTCTACCTGGACATCGGCACCGAGGACCACGACCGGATGCGGGCCATGAACCGCCGGGTCCGCGACGCGCTGCGCGAGCGCGGCCACGAGGTCACGTACCACGAGCGGCCCGGCGGCCACGACTGGCGGTTCGTCGACGGAGCCCTGCCCGCCTCCCTGGACTTCGTCGCCCGCCACACGGAGGAGCGCACACGTGAACGCGTCTGA
- a CDS encoding enoyl-CoA hydratase/carnithine racemase (identified by MetaGeneAnnotator; putative;~sequence version:1) yields MNASEPSLLVTRPLPGVVTATLNRPARKNALNEELFARLTDLCAELRADPSVRVLVLTGAGGTFCAGYDIDEVGRIAALPPLTLLDLLHRQAEAVTGLTALPQTVIAAVDGSAVGAGLSLALAADIRLAAPGARFRASFVKMGLSGGDMGASWLLPRLTGLGFASDMMLTGRFVAADEALARGLVSRVTAPGDPAGAALGLAAEIAANSPVSLALTKQVLQANTDAPSLAAALDREAPVQVVAAHSPDVREAVAAFRDRRAPDFGAARPTTSQPAGDAVPSATPS; encoded by the coding sequence GTGAACGCGTCTGAACCCTCCCTCCTGGTCACCCGCCCCCTCCCGGGCGTCGTCACGGCGACCCTGAACCGGCCCGCCCGCAAGAACGCCCTGAACGAGGAGCTGTTCGCCCGCCTCACGGACCTCTGCGCCGAGCTGCGGGCCGACCCCTCCGTACGAGTGCTCGTCCTGACCGGCGCCGGGGGCACCTTCTGCGCGGGGTACGACATCGACGAGGTCGGCCGGATCGCCGCGCTGCCTCCGCTCACCCTGCTCGACCTGCTGCACCGGCAGGCCGAGGCGGTCACCGGACTCACGGCCCTGCCGCAGACCGTGATCGCCGCCGTCGACGGCTCCGCCGTCGGCGCCGGGCTCTCCCTGGCGCTCGCCGCCGACATCCGGCTCGCCGCGCCCGGCGCCCGCTTCCGGGCCTCCTTCGTGAAGATGGGACTCTCCGGCGGCGACATGGGCGCCTCCTGGCTGCTGCCCCGGCTCACCGGCCTCGGCTTCGCCTCCGACATGATGCTCACCGGCCGGTTCGTGGCGGCCGACGAGGCCCTCGCCCGCGGCCTGGTGAGCCGGGTGACCGCCCCCGGCGACCCGGCCGGCGCCGCGCTCGGCCTCGCCGCCGAGATCGCCGCGAACAGCCCGGTCTCCCTGGCCCTCACCAAGCAGGTGCTCCAGGCCAACACCGACGCGCCTTCGCTGGCGGCCGCCCTCGACAGGGAGGCCCCCGTCCAGGTCGTCGCCGCCCACTCGCCGGACGTCCGCGAGGCGGTGGCCGCCTTCCGGGACCGCCGCGCGCCCGACTTCGGCGCCGCCCGGCCCACGACCTCCCAGCCTGCCGGGGACGCCGTCCCGTCGGCGACCCCCTCCTGA
- a CDS encoding syrP-like protein (Clavaminic acid synthetase (CAS) -like; CAS is a trifunctional Fe(II)/ 2-oxoglutarate (2OG) oxygenase carrying out three reactions in the biosynthesis of clavulanic acid, an inhibitor of class A serine beta-lactamases. In general, Fe(II)-2OG oxygenases...; cl00184;~Probable taurine catabolism dioxygenase;~Probable taurine catabolism dioxygenase [Secondary metabolites biosynthesis,transport, and catabolism]; COG2175;~SyrP-like protein [Actinoplanes sp. SE50/110];~identified by MetaGeneAnnotator; putative), with protein sequence MTTENAWLPRILRPADVGADATPQGLEEYLRATDVARLLAEERAVYFRGFGITADSYDGAADLLLANRLAYVHGNSPRTKVGRNLYTSTEYPAEFEISMHNEMSYAHAWPSRILFFCDVAAATGGATPLVDGRLWLESIDPEIRAAFAAGVRYTQNLHDGMGFGKSWQATFETEDRAEVETFLDGAEAEWGWQPDGTLRVTQLRRATLEHPVTGTEVWFNQADQWHIAGLGDDAAALAEIIPEDELPQNAFFADGSPIPAEYITHVQEIGMKTAVDVAWEAGDLLLVDNVAVAHGRRAFTGQRRILVAMA encoded by the coding sequence GTGACCACCGAGAACGCCTGGCTGCCCCGGATCCTGCGCCCCGCCGACGTGGGCGCCGACGCCACCCCGCAGGGCCTGGAGGAGTACCTGCGGGCCACCGACGTCGCCCGGCTCCTGGCCGAGGAACGCGCCGTCTACTTCCGCGGCTTCGGCATCACCGCCGACAGCTACGACGGCGCCGCCGACCTGCTGCTGGCGAACCGTCTCGCGTACGTCCACGGCAACTCGCCGCGTACCAAGGTCGGCCGCAACCTCTACACCTCCACCGAGTACCCGGCCGAGTTCGAGATCTCCATGCACAACGAGATGTCGTACGCGCACGCCTGGCCCTCCCGGATCCTGTTCTTCTGCGACGTGGCGGCCGCCACCGGCGGTGCCACCCCGCTCGTCGACGGCCGGCTGTGGCTGGAGTCCATCGACCCGGAGATCCGGGCGGCCTTCGCCGCCGGCGTCCGCTACACCCAGAACCTCCACGACGGCATGGGCTTCGGCAAGAGCTGGCAGGCCACCTTCGAGACCGAGGACCGGGCCGAGGTCGAGACGTTCCTCGACGGCGCCGAGGCCGAGTGGGGCTGGCAGCCCGACGGCACCCTCCGCGTCACCCAGCTCCGCCGCGCGACGCTGGAGCACCCGGTCACGGGCACGGAGGTCTGGTTCAACCAGGCCGACCAGTGGCACATCGCCGGACTCGGCGACGACGCCGCCGCGCTCGCCGAGATCATCCCCGAGGACGAACTCCCGCAGAACGCGTTCTTCGCCGACGGCAGCCCCATCCCGGCCGAGTACATCACCCACGTCCAGGAGATCGGCATGAAGACCGCCGTGGATGTCGCCTGGGAGGCCGGCGACCTGCTGCTCGTCGACAACGTCGCGGTCGCGCACGGCCGCCGCGCGTTCACCGGGCAGCGCCGGATCCTGGTCGCCATGGCCTGA
- a CDS encoding hypothetical protein (identified by MetaGeneAnnotator; putative;~sequence version:1): MTSDLIGPGPAAPGASTASPAVSGRLVSERVLTDWEFARPPGTAESFWDGVAPAEGLDVFTRALARGAGPLPGPGAVRLRVRAVDAYRPPPGEPPPASGGPWAAYSESGDVRRIHWPAREASGTAGLLTASPAPSPGAAGALVEVSASHEAFRRKLARMALIAPLMLSGGMALIHGVAVTRDDGFTVLLAGASGSGKSTLGLAAFAHGWRVVAEDLVFVTADRAVVPLFLSGAWECRAHPDDRALIERVTGTPVVGHASELPADHRGREYLFPVRPGAGPAPARPLPLDLVVFVDRDGDAPVSSGGRAGQVLGAGPRSTLGAGPRSTLGAVAKLLRLDFAPVVRETEETLRRVVEGLPSRRFAATGRIADDVPAFLAALDRWAS; the protein is encoded by the coding sequence GTGACAAGTGATCTGATCGGCCCGGGGCCGGCGGCCCCGGGCGCGTCCACCGCGAGCCCGGCCGTCTCCGGGCGGCTGGTCTCCGAACGGGTGCTCACGGACTGGGAGTTCGCGAGGCCGCCGGGCACGGCGGAGTCGTTCTGGGACGGGGTCGCCCCGGCCGAGGGGCTGGACGTCTTCACACGGGCGCTGGCCCGCGGCGCCGGACCGCTCCCCGGCCCGGGGGCGGTCCGGCTGCGGGTGCGGGCGGTGGACGCGTACCGCCCGCCGCCCGGCGAGCCGCCGCCCGCGTCCGGCGGGCCCTGGGCCGCGTACAGCGAGAGCGGGGACGTCCGGCGGATCCACTGGCCGGCCCGGGAGGCCTCGGGCACGGCGGGGCTGCTGACGGCGTCGCCCGCCCCCTCCCCCGGCGCGGCCGGCGCCCTCGTGGAGGTGTCCGCGAGCCATGAGGCGTTCCGGCGCAAGCTGGCGCGGATGGCGCTGATCGCCCCGCTGATGCTGAGCGGCGGGATGGCGCTGATCCACGGCGTGGCCGTCACCCGTGACGACGGGTTCACCGTGCTGCTCGCCGGGGCGTCCGGGTCGGGCAAGTCCACCCTCGGTCTGGCCGCGTTCGCCCACGGCTGGCGGGTGGTCGCGGAGGATCTGGTGTTCGTGACCGCGGACCGGGCCGTCGTCCCGCTGTTCCTGAGCGGCGCGTGGGAGTGCCGGGCGCATCCGGACGACCGGGCGCTGATCGAGCGGGTCACCGGGACGCCGGTCGTGGGGCACGCCTCGGAGCTGCCCGCGGACCACCGGGGGCGGGAGTACCTGTTTCCGGTGCGCCCCGGGGCCGGGCCCGCCCCGGCCCGGCCGCTGCCGCTGGACCTGGTGGTCTTCGTGGACCGGGACGGCGACGCCCCGGTGTCCTCCGGGGGACGCGCCGGGCAGGTCCTGGGCGCGGGCCCGCGCAGCACGCTGGGCGCGGGCCCGCGCAGCACGCTGGGCGCGGTGGCGAAGCTGCTGCGGCTCGACTTCGCGCCGGTCGTCCGGGAGACGGAGGAGACGCTGCGGCGCGTCGTCGAAGGGCTGCCGTCGCGGCGCTTCGCGGCGACCGGCCGGATCGCGGACGACGTACCGGCGTTCCTGGCCGCCCTCGACCGGTGGGCGTCCTGA
- a CDS encoding trans-polyprenyl diphosphate synthetase (identified by MetaGeneAnnotator; putative;~sequence version:1), producing MSIALPVSQEFTGVAARETRDRVLARVERRIHEFLAEERRSWAALNADSAELIDCVSRMVGSGGKRLRPAFCVAGYLAGGGDPEAQVVVDVAAALELLHTFALLHDDVMDDSGLRRNEPTAHVLHSTLHEERDWRGEPRRYGESVAVLAGDLALVYAERLLVDCPPHARRIWGELCTELMIGQFLDVRAAARFVPDPELSSWIALFKSGRYTVYRPLAMGAELAGAQELRPAFERYGLALGEAFQLRDDLLDAFGSSDVIGKPAQLDFKQHKMTLLMSIALRHEAEVRELVGDDLSGADPERLHEVLIRTGVRDRVEEVVAERIETARAAVRGALDPDWAAELHTMARQAAYRDK from the coding sequence ATGTCCATTGCCCTCCCAGTGAGTCAAGAATTCACTGGTGTCGCCGCCCGTGAAACACGCGACCGCGTCTTGGCGCGGGTGGAACGACGTATTCATGAATTCCTCGCCGAAGAGCGCCGTTCCTGGGCGGCGCTCAACGCGGATTCCGCCGAACTGATCGACTGTGTGAGCCGCATGGTGGGCAGCGGGGGCAAACGCCTGCGCCCCGCCTTCTGCGTCGCCGGCTATCTCGCCGGCGGCGGCGACCCGGAGGCACAGGTCGTCGTCGACGTGGCGGCCGCCCTGGAACTGCTGCACACCTTCGCGCTGCTGCACGACGACGTCATGGACGACTCGGGGCTGCGCCGCAACGAGCCGACCGCCCACGTCCTGCACTCGACGCTGCACGAGGAGCGGGACTGGCGCGGCGAGCCGCGCCGGTACGGCGAGAGTGTCGCCGTCCTCGCCGGCGATCTCGCGCTGGTGTACGCGGAGCGGCTGCTCGTCGACTGCCCGCCGCACGCCCGGCGGATCTGGGGCGAGCTGTGCACGGAGCTGATGATCGGCCAGTTCCTGGACGTACGGGCCGCCGCCCGGTTCGTTCCGGACCCCGAACTGTCCAGCTGGATCGCCCTGTTCAAGTCCGGCCGCTACACGGTCTACCGGCCGCTGGCCATGGGCGCGGAGCTGGCCGGCGCGCAGGAGCTGCGGCCCGCGTTCGAGCGGTACGGTCTCGCGCTCGGCGAGGCGTTCCAGCTCCGGGACGATCTGCTGGACGCGTTCGGCAGCTCCGACGTGATCGGCAAGCCCGCCCAGCTCGACTTCAAACAGCACAAGATGACGCTGCTGATGTCGATCGCGCTGCGCCACGAGGCGGAGGTCCGGGAGCTGGTCGGCGACGACCTCTCCGGGGCCGATCCCGAGCGGCTGCACGAGGTGCTCATCAGGACCGGGGTGCGCGACCGGGTGGAGGAGGTGGTCGCGGAGCGCATCGAGACCGCGCGGGCCGCGGTGCGCGGGGCGCTGGACCCGGACTGGGCCGCCGAGCTGCACACCATGGCGAGGCAGGCCGCCTACCGTGACAAGTGA